In a single window of the Mucilaginibacter defluvii genome:
- a CDS encoding ThuA domain-containing protein: MNIKFYRLNYRLIVLLVLMLVSTSGFTQKLQPSFKVLAFYSAKKDAAHISFVNEANKWFTQVAAQNHFTYEATNDWTKLNTKNLAKYKVVLFLDSRPEAKAQREAFEAYMRNGGGWIGFHFSAFALTPSDYPQNWDWYHNEFLGSGSYVSNTWRPTSASIKVEDRNHPVTKGMPVLFRATPNEWYRWEKDLRQNKDIRILCSIDSCSFPLGTGPKPEEIWHSGYYPVVWTNTRYKMLYFNMGHNDMDYEHGTNETLSHTFDGDVENRLIINGLLWLGGRRPLQ, encoded by the coding sequence ATGAATATTAAATTTTACAGGTTAAATTACAGATTGATCGTACTATTGGTGCTGATGCTTGTTAGTACCTCGGGCTTTACGCAAAAGTTGCAGCCATCATTTAAAGTATTGGCATTTTACAGCGCTAAAAAAGATGCTGCGCACATCAGTTTTGTAAACGAGGCTAACAAATGGTTTACACAGGTGGCAGCTCAAAATCATTTTACGTATGAAGCCACAAATGACTGGACAAAGCTTAATACCAAAAATCTGGCTAAATATAAAGTAGTATTGTTTTTAGACAGCCGTCCCGAAGCGAAAGCGCAACGTGAGGCTTTTGAAGCCTATATGCGTAACGGCGGCGGGTGGATAGGTTTCCATTTTTCGGCGTTTGCGCTTACCCCTTCTGATTATCCGCAAAACTGGGACTGGTATCATAATGAGTTCCTGGGTTCGGGCAGTTACGTAAGTAATACCTGGCGTCCAACATCAGCCAGTATTAAGGTTGAGGACAGAAACCATCCGGTTACCAAAGGCATGCCGGTATTGTTCAGGGCTACGCCTAACGAGTGGTACCGCTGGGAAAAAGACCTTCGCCAAAATAAAGATATACGCATACTATGTTCTATTGATAGCTGCAGCTTCCCGCTGGGTACGGGGCCAAAACCCGAAGAAATATGGCATAGCGGCTACTATCCGGTGGTGTGGACGAATACCCGGTATAAAATGTTATACTTTAACATGGGCCATAACGATATGGATTATGAGCATGGCACCAATGAAACATTATCGCACACGTTTGACGGGGATGTTGAGAACCGGTTGATTATAAACGGTTTGTTATGGCTTGGCGGCAGGCGCCCGCTTCAATAA
- a CDS encoding AraC family transcriptional regulator — MHIKSKIEGFEDWLFIEELPDTFNAGTPLAEKRMTIKRPPVQEFSNYMLSSGGVFLMHAKMQFTQPATILFEIEGETINSQFIFYDNIPANDDKGNKKARGGARHNIRYIPSLSGKYELTKGVSYSYFLVVLSKEYYFHLINKDSILHADFVEEIKNGKYTSISAKDLLVSHEMRQIINDIVECRKTGELKRLFTEAKILELLMLQMEQIQHDQLSETNTFTPAEQEKVEHARDLLDEQFVNPPVLPVLSRLVGLNEFKLKRGFKAYFGTTIYGYITRLKMEHARHLLIDKKLTVREVTYEVGFKHQSHLSEAFKKYYGILPSEVKQ; from the coding sequence ATGCACATTAAATCAAAAATAGAGGGGTTTGAAGATTGGCTGTTCATCGAAGAACTGCCTGATACGTTTAACGCCGGCACGCCATTGGCCGAAAAGCGCATGACGATTAAGCGGCCGCCTGTTCAGGAATTTTCTAATTATATGCTCAGCTCGGGTGGCGTTTTTTTAATGCATGCAAAAATGCAGTTTACCCAACCTGCTACCATTTTGTTTGAGATTGAAGGCGAAACCATTAACTCGCAATTTATTTTTTATGATAATATACCAGCAAATGATGATAAGGGCAACAAAAAGGCTAGGGGCGGTGCCCGCCATAATATCAGGTATATTCCCTCTCTCTCCGGCAAATATGAACTAACGAAGGGCGTTAGCTACAGCTATTTCCTGGTGGTGCTTTCAAAGGAGTATTATTTCCATCTAATCAATAAGGACTCTATCCTTCATGCTGATTTTGTTGAGGAGATAAAGAATGGCAAGTACACCTCTATCTCAGCTAAAGATCTGCTGGTGTCGCATGAGATGCGGCAAATTATAAATGATATTGTTGAGTGCCGCAAAACAGGGGAGCTTAAGCGCCTGTTTACCGAAGCTAAAATATTGGAGCTGCTGATGCTGCAAATGGAGCAGATACAGCACGATCAGTTAAGCGAAACCAACACCTTTACACCCGCCGAGCAAGAAAAAGTAGAGCATGCCCGCGATTTGCTGGACGAACAATTTGTTAATCCACCGGTACTGCCGGTGCTGTCACGTTTAGTGGGCTTGAATGAGTTTAAGCTAAAACGTGGTTTTAAAGCTTATTTTGGAACTACCATTTATGGCTATATTACCCGCCTGAAGATGGAGCATGCCCGTCATCTATTAATTGATAAAAAGCTGACCGTACGCGAAGTAACGTACGAGGTGGGTTTTAAACATCAGTCGCACCTGTCCGAAGCATTCAAAAAATATTACGGAATATTACCAAGCGAGGTAAAGCAGTAA
- a CDS encoding Vmc-like lipoprotein signal peptide domain-containing protein gives MKNKLFSTVRSVTAIAAIAIVAVSCKKDAAVPESSASSKSNLTTNAVPSSATYTINGRYANPALGPAGYGTIYVDLANGDQDSVATFAGVDVHFTSTNNSVIQVPSGSTLKTLYNTSKTFASLKISDFTGSAVTSVGRNTSTTSTPNGWYNYAVPGGVTPIAGFFILVTPASGSPYAIQVTAAAGQGTATSNRGVYTIKTGVINNL, from the coding sequence ATGAAAAACAAATTATTCAGCACCGTAAGGTCAGTAACCGCAATTGCCGCTATCGCCATTGTTGCCGTATCATGTAAAAAAGATGCCGCTGTACCTGAGTCATCAGCTTCATCAAAATCAAACCTGACAACCAATGCAGTGCCAAGCAGCGCTACCTACACCATTAACGGACGTTATGCTAACCCGGCTTTAGGCCCTGCCGGTTACGGTACTATCTACGTTGATTTGGCCAACGGCGATCAGGACAGCGTTGCCACCTTCGCAGGTGTTGATGTGCACTTCACCAGCACTAATAACTCTGTTATACAGGTGCCATCAGGTTCAACTTTAAAAACCTTATATAACACTTCTAAAACATTCGCTTCATTAAAAATCTCTGATTTTACAGGTAGCGCGGTAACAAGTGTTGGCCGTAACACATCAACTACAAGCACACCTAATGGCTGGTATAACTATGCCGTTCCGGGTGGTGTAACGCCAATCGCAGGTTTCTTTATACTGGTAACTCCTGCAAGCGGTAGCCCTTATGCTATCCAGGTAACTGCAGCTGCTGGTCAGGGTACTGCAACCAGCAACAGGGGTGTGTACACTATTAAAACAGGTGTAATTAATAACTTATAA
- a CDS encoding HmuY family protein: MMRSLLKSSGRWFFMLTVMSVLFTACSKDNDVVPDDEETGTETPKPNGTIPYYKIQRVENFLAPVDDSQPTTPPPVVFFSLENKEQVAAEFKTTARWDISFSSLYNSFIGANNGKDEKNIGYGANGVGGILIVEKPFEEITDVPASGDFSTSATYGTDKLGAFGDGTGWYLYDFNGTIRGDGSEQKKHVAYAMPESRTLVVRTASGDFAKIKMISCYKDAFTPDKWFKDTPHMYFTFEYVLVPKGSTKFEIK, from the coding sequence ATGATGCGATCATTATTAAAAAGTTCAGGAAGATGGTTTTTTATGCTTACGGTGATGAGTGTGCTTTTTACGGCATGTTCAAAAGATAACGATGTAGTGCCGGATGATGAAGAAACCGGAACTGAAACACCTAAACCAAACGGTACGATACCTTACTATAAAATACAACGTGTTGAGAATTTTTTAGCCCCGGTTGATGATAGCCAACCAACCACACCGCCACCGGTAGTTTTTTTTAGCTTGGAAAACAAAGAACAGGTTGCCGCGGAGTTTAAAACAACAGCCCGCTGGGATATTAGCTTTAGCAGTTTGTATAACAGCTTTATAGGTGCCAATAACGGTAAGGATGAAAAAAACATAGGTTACGGCGCTAACGGAGTTGGCGGTATACTAATAGTTGAAAAGCCGTTTGAAGAAATTACCGACGTGCCTGCAAGCGGTGACTTTTCAACATCAGCAACATACGGTACCGACAAGCTTGGCGCTTTTGGTGATGGAACGGGCTGGTACCTCTATGATTTTAATGGCACTATTCGCGGCGATGGCAGCGAGCAAAAAAAGCACGTAGCCTATGCTATGCCCGAATCGCGCACGCTGGTAGTACGTACTGCTTCAGGCGATTTTGCTAAAATCAAAATGATCAGCTGCTATAAAGATGCTTTTACGCCCGATAAGTGGTTTAAAGATACCCCGCACATGTATTTCACTTTTGAATATGTACTTGTACCTAAAGGCAGCACCAAATTCGAGATCAAGTAA
- a CDS encoding HmuY family protein, with product MKLNRLIKLRSIVSGLALVVGLSACTKEQVKPVLADGRSTVVADLPGDVGNTVGSGKPFTPFYFSFTTNTKVDSSEKKTTKWDIAFAKEYNSYVSINNGTNQSSFGLGGPGKGALIAVNQSYDKLTTAPSDEEFAKNGITAAGWDSGNGNGWYFYDIKTHIAIPVKNRTYVLRTADGKFAKLEMVSMYEGAPAVVTDITWPAPYFTFRYYVQQDGSRNLSTKDQ from the coding sequence ATGAAACTAAATCGACTTATAAAGTTAAGATCAATTGTATCAGGTTTGGCGTTGGTTGTTGGGCTGAGCGCCTGCACCAAGGAGCAAGTTAAACCGGTGTTAGCCGACGGTAGAAGTACCGTTGTGGCAGACTTACCGGGCGATGTTGGCAACACCGTTGGTAGCGGTAAGCCGTTCACGCCGTTTTATTTCAGTTTTACAACAAACACTAAGGTTGATAGCAGTGAGAAAAAAACTACCAAGTGGGATATCGCTTTTGCTAAAGAGTACAACTCTTATGTATCGATAAACAATGGCACCAATCAGTCGAGCTTCGGCCTAGGCGGGCCGGGCAAGGGGGCGTTGATCGCTGTAAATCAAAGTTACGATAAGCTGACTACGGCCCCATCTGATGAGGAATTCGCCAAAAACGGAATAACCGCAGCGGGTTGGGACAGCGGCAACGGCAACGGCTGGTACTTTTACGATATTAAAACCCATATCGCCATACCTGTAAAAAACCGCACCTACGTATTGCGCACGGCTGACGGCAAATTCGCAAAGCTCGAAATGGTGAGCATGTATGAAGGCGCGCCGGCAGTGGTAACGGATATTACATGGCCGGCGCCTTACTTCACTTTCAGATATTATGTACAACAGGATGGCAGCCGCAATCTGTCAACCAAAGACCAATAA
- a CDS encoding TonB-dependent receptor — MKDLYCLLFMLLSSLHIAISQTPAGCISGTVTDDKGKAVQGVAVTIIQTGQGRATGAHGEFVINNVAAGNYHVRISAVGLKPQVVKTSVKQGQQVILAISAEADVNALNEVSINTKPYNPDNLIDFQRTAMPVTVITRKQIDQMGSRRLDEVLKEQTGLAIVSDVGAGPRAVGLQMQGFDSGYTMILIDGQPMTGRNSGNFDLSRITVANIERIEIIKGASSCLFGSEAMAGAINIVTRQRISQSQGMASVRYGSFNVVDANLEGEAPFAGGRGAGYIGANYYRTDGFNANPYLTEGKTVYPYSSYTIQGRGRYALSEINSLNFTGRFASRESVNDKSFNSATQRDAMSEDDLNASAVLNTNLKSGLRLKTQYYLTRYSTRQNNTDLTSTQTLTANNFTQYLHRGEVQVSRSWQNAFTLTGGAGTQYETMDNTLYGGSRSQQNSFAYTQADWQLTNKTTIVGGLRLEHHNRYGSSLTPSFGIDHKINHVFTLKAAVASGFKTPDYRQLYMVFTNFAGGGYTVLGNEVFSRELQRLQQNGEISSVFPNADRVGQLKAERSVSYSAGFAYTPGNKISIQVNGFYNNVRNFINTEQVASKSNGQQVFSYFNIDRVFLTGVEVNGSIKAARGLTISAGYQMLYAKDRGVIDSIKAGTGDFATVHVPETATDRRSTTADYFGLTNRSRHMANLRFVYEYEPKEVTGTLRVNYRGKYGFMEAGRRNNFLDPYDTYVPGYFLLNASVQKALTQKHLALQVIIDNIMNYRHELMPANSGRTILLGVSYRFF; from the coding sequence ATGAAAGACTTGTATTGCTTGTTATTTATGCTACTATCATCATTACATATTGCCATCTCACAAACGCCTGCAGGGTGCATAAGCGGTACTGTTACTGATGATAAAGGCAAGGCAGTTCAAGGTGTGGCTGTTACTATAATACAGACAGGGCAGGGAAGAGCAACCGGGGCACATGGCGAATTTGTTATCAATAACGTTGCTGCCGGCAACTACCATGTGAGGATAAGCGCGGTGGGGTTAAAGCCGCAGGTGGTGAAAACCAGCGTTAAGCAAGGGCAGCAAGTAATATTAGCCATCTCGGCAGAAGCAGATGTAAACGCCTTGAACGAGGTAAGCATTAACACTAAGCCGTATAACCCGGATAACCTGATCGATTTTCAGCGAACTGCAATGCCCGTAACGGTAATTACCCGTAAGCAAATTGACCAGATGGGCAGCCGCAGGCTCGATGAGGTTTTAAAAGAACAAACTGGCTTGGCCATTGTAAGCGATGTTGGCGCTGGGCCACGAGCGGTGGGTTTACAAATGCAGGGCTTTGATAGTGGTTACACCATGATCCTGATTGATGGCCAACCCATGACCGGCCGTAATTCCGGTAACTTTGACCTTTCGCGCATCACTGTTGCTAACATTGAGCGTATCGAAATTATTAAAGGCGCGTCATCGTGCCTGTTTGGCAGTGAGGCAATGGCCGGTGCAATAAACATTGTCACCCGCCAGCGTATATCGCAAAGCCAGGGTATGGCATCAGTTCGTTACGGCAGCTTTAATGTGGTTGATGCCAATCTGGAAGGTGAAGCACCATTTGCCGGTGGCCGGGGGGCGGGGTACATTGGTGCCAATTATTACCGGACCGATGGTTTCAATGCCAATCCCTATCTTACTGAAGGTAAGACAGTTTATCCATACAGCAGCTATACCATACAGGGGCGCGGCCGTTACGCTTTAAGTGAAATAAATTCCCTCAATTTTACAGGCAGGTTTGCTTCGCGCGAATCGGTGAACGACAAATCATTTAACTCCGCTACGCAGCGTGATGCCATGAGTGAGGATGACCTGAACGCATCAGCAGTGCTGAATACGAACCTGAAAAGCGGCTTGCGACTAAAAACGCAATATTACCTTACACGATATTCTACCCGCCAAAACAATACCGACCTTACATCTACCCAAACTTTAACTGCGAACAATTTTACGCAGTACCTGCACCGTGGCGAGGTGCAGGTATCAAGGTCGTGGCAAAACGCTTTTACACTTACAGGTGGTGCGGGTACACAATACGAAACAATGGACAACACGCTGTATGGTGGCAGCCGTAGCCAGCAAAACAGTTTTGCTTATACACAAGCAGATTGGCAACTAACCAATAAAACAACTATAGTTGGCGGGTTACGGCTTGAGCACCATAATCGCTATGGCAGCAGCTTAACGCCAAGCTTTGGTATCGATCATAAAATAAACCATGTTTTTACATTAAAAGCGGCTGTAGCATCGGGCTTTAAAACGCCTGATTACAGGCAGCTGTACATGGTGTTTACCAATTTTGCGGGGGGCGGTTACACCGTTTTAGGCAACGAAGTATTTTCACGGGAACTGCAACGCTTACAGCAGAACGGCGAAATATCGTCGGTGTTCCCTAATGCCGACCGTGTGGGGCAGTTAAAAGCCGAGCGCTCAGTATCCTATAGCGCAGGGTTTGCTTACACGCCCGGCAACAAGATCAGTATACAGGTTAATGGTTTTTACAATAATGTGCGCAATTTCATCAATACAGAACAGGTTGCATCTAAGTCTAACGGCCAGCAGGTGTTCTCTTACTTCAACATTGATAGGGTATTCTTAACAGGCGTTGAGGTAAATGGCAGCATAAAAGCGGCCCGTGGATTAACCATATCAGCCGGATATCAAATGCTTTACGCAAAAGACAGGGGTGTTATTGATTCAATAAAAGCTGGCACAGGCGACTTTGCAACAGTACACGTACCTGAGACAGCTACAGATAGGCGCTCCACCACTGCCGATTATTTTGGCCTTACCAATCGTTCACGCCACATGGCCAATCTGCGTTTTGTGTACGAGTATGAACCCAAGGAAGTAACCGGCACCTTACGAGTAAACTATCGAGGCAAATATGGCTTTATGGAAGCCGGAAGGCGCAACAATTTTCTAGATCCGTATGACACCTACGTGCCCGGATATTTTTTGCTGAACGCTTCGGTGCAAAAGGCTTTAACGCAAAAGCATCTGGCGCTACAGGTGATAATTGATAACATAATGAATTACCGGCACGAGCTTATGCCTGCCAATTCAGGCCGTACAATACTGCTGGGTGTTAGTTACAGGTTTTTTTAA
- a CDS encoding HmuY family protein, which translates to MKSFTKFISLSLGLTLGLLLIPYSKIKAQPNNDIKVVKDLPAQSKVYFSIDEGKTISGTDTATAKWDIALQRTAFSVNSGSSGKGTTTAQLLKKVSFDNVTVAPADGYNEDSVQAKAVPPGSGQGWYLYDMTNHTVNPAPGHIIIVKTASGKYAKLEILNYYKNGDGEAGYYTFRYAFISKAN; encoded by the coding sequence ATGAAATCCTTTACAAAATTTATAAGCCTGAGCCTTGGTTTAACATTAGGTTTATTACTTATACCCTACTCCAAAATAAAAGCGCAGCCTAATAATGATATAAAGGTTGTAAAAGATCTGCCTGCTCAATCAAAGGTTTATTTCAGTATTGATGAAGGTAAAACGATAAGCGGAACTGATACCGCGACGGCTAAATGGGATATCGCGCTGCAACGTACAGCCTTTTCAGTTAATAGCGGCAGCAGCGGCAAAGGCACAACAACCGCCCAACTATTAAAAAAAGTTTCATTTGATAATGTGACCGTTGCCCCTGCAGATGGCTATAATGAAGATTCGGTACAGGCCAAGGCAGTGCCGCCGGGCAGTGGCCAGGGCTGGTATTTATATGATATGACCAATCATACGGTTAACCCGGCACCTGGTCATATCATCATAGTAAAAACTGCTTCAGGCAAATATGCAAAGCTGGAGATTCTCAATTATTATAAAAACGGTGATGGAGAGGCCGGATACTACACCTTCAGATACGCCTTCATCAGCAAAGCCAACTAA
- a CDS encoding heme/hemin ABC transporter substrate-binding protein → MKKHIVILILLATLQTAMSAPPKRIITLNNTLTETVDALGLGKNLVAVDVTSTYPAYVTKLPKASKNRSVSAEGLLSFNPDIVLAAEGGINKEIEYQLTAAGIKVIQIKQVYSPAGTYQLIKDVAAALQVPAKGSALIKLLQAKVNKAISFVKQHPKKTKVLFIYARGTGVMMVAGKKTSIDAMINLAGGQNAVTGFDDFKPFTTEALVEANPDMILMFDFGFSSLGGTESILKIPGMLQTNAGKSKRIVQMDSNLLVGFSTRLDQAVIQLHKKL, encoded by the coding sequence ATGAAAAAACATATCGTTATACTTATTTTGCTGGCAACATTGCAAACCGCAATGTCAGCGCCGCCAAAACGCATTATCACGCTTAACAATACCCTTACCGAAACGGTTGACGCGCTTGGGCTTGGTAAAAACCTGGTTGCTGTTGACGTTACCAGCACCTACCCTGCTTACGTAACAAAACTCCCGAAGGCGAGCAAAAACCGTTCGGTTTCGGCTGAGGGGTTGTTATCCTTTAACCCGGATATTGTGCTTGCAGCTGAAGGAGGCATAAACAAAGAGATTGAATATCAATTAACCGCCGCGGGCATCAAGGTGATTCAAATTAAACAAGTTTATTCGCCCGCTGGTACTTACCAACTCATTAAGGATGTTGCAGCGGCATTGCAGGTACCGGCAAAAGGCAGCGCGCTTATTAAATTGCTGCAAGCCAAAGTAAATAAGGCAATAAGCTTTGTAAAACAGCATCCCAAAAAAACCAAGGTATTATTTATTTATGCCCGGGGTACGGGTGTAATGATGGTTGCCGGTAAAAAAACGAGTATTGATGCCATGATAAACCTGGCAGGCGGGCAAAATGCGGTAACCGGCTTTGACGATTTTAAACCATTTACAACCGAGGCGCTGGTAGAGGCCAATCCGGATATGATACTCATGTTTGACTTCGGCTTTAGCAGCCTTGGCGGAACTGAAAGTATTTTAAAGATACCAGGCATGTTGCAAACCAATGCGGGTAAAAGTAAACGCATTGTACAAATGGATTCAAACTTATTGGTAGGTTTTAGTACCAGGCTTGATCAGGCTGTCATCCAACTACATAAAAAGCTCTGA
- a CDS encoding iron ABC transporter permease, translating into MNKKLFYTLVIAGIIIAGILSVGLGAVSIPPAEVAGILINKIIGSKSATDPQHEAIITIVRLPRLLLGLLAGAALGISGASIQGIFRNPLAEPGLIGVSAGASLAAVAVIGLEGILFAGLSNLLGYYLLAFGAFAGAGVTALIIYNLSKHEGRPNITTMLLAGIAINALAGALTGLITYLATEQQLRNITFWLLGSLGGATWQTIITLVPFVLIPAILLPFSGKALNAFSLGEAQAGYLGIDVDKVKKRVILLSTMAVGAAVSLTGIISFVGLLVPHIVRLVVGVDNTHVLPASALSGALMLTLADLIARTIIAPIELPIGVITALIGAPVFLYILIRDKRKLII; encoded by the coding sequence ATGAATAAAAAGCTGTTTTATACATTAGTGATAGCAGGCATCATAATAGCCGGGATATTATCTGTTGGCTTAGGCGCGGTAAGTATTCCTCCCGCAGAGGTAGCCGGAATATTAATAAACAAAATTATCGGCTCAAAGAGCGCCACTGACCCGCAACATGAAGCTATTATAACCATTGTGCGTTTACCGCGATTGTTGCTAGGCTTATTAGCAGGCGCTGCGCTGGGCATATCGGGCGCATCAATACAGGGCATCTTCCGCAACCCGCTTGCTGAGCCTGGGCTCATCGGTGTTTCCGCCGGCGCATCATTAGCCGCTGTGGCCGTTATTGGGCTTGAAGGAATATTGTTTGCCGGTTTGAGCAATTTGCTTGGCTACTATCTGCTGGCATTCGGCGCATTTGCCGGTGCCGGTGTTACAGCACTTATAATTTACAACCTGTCCAAACACGAAGGGCGGCCTAACATCACCACCATGTTGTTGGCGGGCATTGCCATAAACGCCCTGGCGGGGGCTTTAACCGGCCTTATCACATACCTTGCTACCGAGCAGCAGTTGCGTAATATTACCTTCTGGCTGCTGGGTAGTTTGGGTGGAGCAACCTGGCAAACTATAATTACACTGGTACCTTTTGTGCTGATACCTGCTATTCTGCTGCCCTTCTCGGGCAAGGCTTTGAATGCCTTTTCGCTTGGTGAGGCGCAAGCCGGTTACTTAGGTATTGATGTTGACAAGGTAAAGAAGCGCGTTATACTACTATCAACAATGGCTGTTGGGGCGGCGGTATCATTAACCGGCATCATTAGTTTTGTTGGATTGCTTGTACCGCACATTGTACGGCTGGTGGTCGGGGTGGACAATACGCATGTATTGCCTGCATCAGCTTTATCAGGTGCGTTGATGCTTACCCTTGCCGATCTGATAGCGCGCACCATCATCGCCCCTATTGAACTACCCATTGGCGTAATAACAGCCCTGATAGGCGCCCCGGTATTCTTATACATATTGATACGCGATAAACGAAAACTGATTATTTAA